A single region of the Saprospiraceae bacterium genome encodes:
- a CDS encoding molybdopterin cofactor-binding domain-containing protein gives MTKDKSKKSKWTRRAFIITGGVVGTGLVVGVGGLMHVNKAIKKYSGKGMGEGASLNAWIRIAPDNSITLAIPRAEMGQGVYTSLPMLIAEELEVDMDNIKVIQPQPESPYANTFMVTQKEPNAFKGYSLIEKVYSYIGIVGTGGSTSIPDGFNNMRYAGATAREMLKQAAAERWGIKPAACRAENGYIINENNKERLAYGELAEAASTIKLKDLPELKKKEAWTKIRKPIQRLDIPEKVTGEAEFGLDVRLDQLLFAAMRHPSTIGGKITGINNQADIEAMRGVKKVVLTEFGAAVIADNTWRAKNAALALDVAEDDGGNTSISSANIAKQLTEILAAKPLAVAEKEGDVASILTNNTNIVEARYDVPYLAHATMEPLNCTVLVEEDKAQAWVGHQASFVVQNAINEVCGIDKANITVHTTYLGGGFGRRAEPDFVKKAVAVAQTMKGTPIQTVFTREEDMRNDMYRPAAASQFKAVVNAKGEIEAWDNMIAIQSVSNSSMQRLMPSMAVKPQDDQATTEGARELPYHMLNRNVAFGQLDLPIQVGFWRSVGSSQNAFFTECFMDECAAAAGQDPYEFRRAKLDHHPRFKAVLDKVAELSNWKTPLPEGKFRGIALHKSFGSIVGQVAEISKLGEKEFSIDKYYCAIDCGQYVNPNTIEAQVQGGIVFGLSAALYGEITWNNGQVEQYNFPQYDMVRMNVSPTVVTHIMEVDAYPGGVGEPGTPPAAPALVNALFAATGVRERSLPLAKQGYRFI, from the coding sequence ATGACAAAAGATAAATCGAAAAAAAGCAAATGGACCCGCAGGGCTTTTATCATAACAGGTGGCGTGGTTGGCACTGGATTGGTGGTAGGTGTTGGAGGATTAATGCATGTCAATAAAGCCATTAAGAAATATTCTGGAAAAGGCATGGGAGAGGGCGCTTCCTTAAACGCCTGGATTCGCATTGCGCCGGACAATTCCATTACACTGGCCATTCCAAGAGCCGAAATGGGACAGGGTGTCTATACTTCTTTACCGATGCTGATAGCAGAAGAATTAGAAGTAGATATGGATAATATCAAGGTGATTCAACCCCAACCAGAGTCTCCTTATGCCAATACCTTTATGGTTACACAGAAAGAGCCTAACGCTTTTAAAGGTTATTCCCTTATAGAAAAAGTGTATTCCTATATAGGTATTGTCGGAACGGGAGGAAGTACTTCTATTCCTGACGGTTTCAATAATATGCGCTATGCCGGTGCAACTGCCAGAGAAATGCTCAAACAAGCAGCCGCGGAACGTTGGGGTATAAAACCTGCTGCCTGTCGTGCGGAGAATGGCTATATCATCAATGAGAATAATAAGGAACGCCTTGCTTATGGCGAATTGGCAGAAGCAGCGTCTACAATAAAACTAAAGGATTTACCTGAACTAAAGAAAAAAGAAGCGTGGACAAAAATCCGAAAACCGATTCAACGCCTGGATATTCCCGAGAAAGTGACCGGCGAGGCAGAATTTGGCTTGGATGTAAGGTTGGACCAACTACTTTTCGCCGCCATGCGCCATCCCTCGACCATTGGGGGCAAAATCACGGGGATTAATAACCAGGCGGACATCGAGGCCATGCGAGGCGTGAAAAAGGTCGTGTTGACGGAATTTGGTGCTGCCGTTATCGCAGACAACACCTGGCGAGCCAAAAACGCCGCACTGGCACTGGATGTAGCCGAAGACGATGGCGGAAACACCTCGATCTCTTCCGCAAACATTGCCAAACAATTAACGGAGATTCTGGCAGCTAAACCCCTGGCGGTGGCAGAAAAGGAAGGAGACGTCGCAAGTATTTTAACCAATAACACGAACATTGTTGAAGCTAGATACGATGTACCTTATTTGGCGCATGCCACGATGGAACCGCTGAACTGTACCGTCTTGGTGGAAGAGGACAAAGCGCAAGCCTGGGTAGGTCATCAGGCCTCTTTTGTGGTGCAGAATGCTATTAACGAAGTATGTGGTATCGATAAAGCCAATATCACCGTCCATACCACCTATTTGGGTGGAGGTTTCGGCCGTAGAGCAGAGCCCGATTTCGTTAAAAAAGCTGTTGCTGTAGCACAAACGATGAAAGGAACGCCGATTCAAACGGTCTTTACCAGGGAAGAAGACATGAGAAACGACATGTATCGCCCCGCCGCTGCCAGCCAGTTTAAGGCGGTTGTCAATGCCAAAGGAGAAATCGAAGCCTGGGACAATATGATCGCTATCCAATCTGTCAGCAATAGCTCGATGCAACGCCTGATGCCCTCTATGGCCGTTAAACCCCAGGATGACCAAGCCACTACAGAAGGCGCGCGTGAGTTGCCCTATCATATGCTCAATAGAAATGTCGCTTTTGGACAACTAGATCTACCGATCCAGGTCGGATTTTGGCGGAGTGTAGGAAGCTCTCAAAATGCCTTTTTTACGGAATGCTTTATGGATGAATGTGCGGCCGCAGCTGGCCAGGACCCCTACGAATTCCGCCGGGCGAAACTGGATCATCACCCCCGTTTCAAAGCAGTGCTGGACAAAGTAGCCGAGCTGAGCAACTGGAAAACGCCGCTTCCTGAAGGGAAATTCAGGGGTATCGCCCTCCACAAGTCCTTTGGCTCTATTGTCGGCCAGGTCGCCGAGATCAGTAAACTGGGCGAAAAAGAATTTTCTATTGATAAATACTACTGTGCCATAGATTGCGGCCAATATGTCAATCCGAATACCATCGAAGCACAGGTGCAAGGTGGTATCGTTTTCGGCCTTTCCGCCGCTTTATATGGAGAAATAACCTGGAATAATGGCCAGGTGGAGCAGTACAATTTCCCGCAATACGACATGGTGCGCATGAATGTCTCCCCGACGGTTGTGACCCATATTATGGAGGTAGATGCCTATCCTGGTGGCGTGGGGGAACCAGGGACACCGCCAGCCGCTCCAGCCTTGGTGAATGCACTTTTTGCCGCCACAGGCGTGCGCGAGCGCTCCTTGCCCCTGGCTAAACAAGGCTATCGCTTTATATAA
- a CDS encoding histidine kinase: MFLQLLTTEWLRPAFFTASQIVLYPLIRFSIGVVLIVSLVLPAYDFLIRQRLLIRIIGFAFTGLLWGIAYVCLSIIFIKILSGEMHAEELFIGLMEDFLTNLHHVTTYYLLLVAILLAIDYLKEKTKAIYHKEKAESELSKTKFLMLRNQLQPHFLFNALNSVSAIIDYKKEAAQDMLADISHLLRTSLQLDYTQLVTLQTELDILDTYLNIEKRRFEHQLHIDIKVNAASKKIMVLPFLFQPLVENAIKHGFGPGISQLSINIDVRFEEHQLDIWVANNGIPFSGKQAGVGLTNFLARLQNAYGNQYHFQLHQQGDWTTNHLKISYS; this comes from the coding sequence ATGTTCCTTCAGTTATTGACAACGGAGTGGCTGCGACCAGCTTTCTTCACTGCCAGTCAAATTGTACTTTATCCCCTCATACGTTTTAGCATCGGTGTGGTGCTTATTGTTTCTCTCGTCTTACCTGCTTATGATTTCCTGATTCGACAACGATTATTGATAAGGATCATTGGTTTTGCCTTTACAGGTCTACTCTGGGGAATAGCCTATGTCTGCTTATCTATTATTTTCATCAAAATATTGTCTGGTGAGATGCATGCGGAGGAATTATTCATAGGTTTAATGGAAGACTTTTTGACCAATCTTCACCATGTTACCACCTACTATCTACTATTGGTTGCCATCTTATTGGCCATTGATTATCTAAAAGAAAAAACCAAAGCTATCTATCATAAAGAAAAAGCAGAAAGCGAGCTTAGCAAGACAAAATTTCTCATGTTGCGCAATCAATTACAACCCCATTTTTTGTTCAATGCCTTAAATAGCGTAAGTGCCATTATTGATTATAAAAAAGAGGCTGCCCAGGATATGCTAGCTGATATTAGCCATTTACTACGCACTTCGCTACAACTGGATTACACCCAACTGGTCACTCTTCAAACGGAATTGGACATACTTGATACTTATTTGAATATTGAAAAAAGAAGATTTGAACACCAACTCCACATTGATATAAAGGTCAATGCGGCCTCCAAAAAGATAATGGTTTTGCCCTTTCTGTTCCAACCATTGGTGGAAAATGCCATTAAACATGGCTTTGGGCCAGGCATCAGCCAATTAAGCATCAACATAGACGTCCGGTTCGAGGAGCATCAACTAGATATTTGGGTGGCTAATAACGGCATTCCCTTTTCCGGAAAACAAGCAGGTGTAGGCTTGACCAACTTCCTGGCACGCTTGCAAAATGCTTATGGCAACCAATACCATTTTCAATTGCACCAACAGGGAGATTGGACAACCAACCACCTCAAAATCAGCTATTCATGA
- a CDS encoding (2Fe-2S)-binding protein, with product MELNINGKNIQVDVEETMPLLWVLRDELHMTGTKYGCGVSACGACSVMLDGVVTRTCILPVSAVVGKAITTIEGIAKGEGQLSAVQKAWIEHQVPQCGYCQSGMIMAAEGLLNEKPDPTDEDIDAAITNICRCGTYQRVRSAIKSAARMRAEDNSLLSSL from the coding sequence ATGGAATTAAATATAAACGGAAAAAATATCCAAGTCGATGTGGAGGAAACGATGCCCCTCTTGTGGGTACTTCGGGATGAGCTCCACATGACGGGTACAAAATATGGTTGTGGCGTTTCAGCCTGTGGTGCTTGTTCAGTGATGTTAGATGGGGTTGTAACCCGGACCTGTATTTTACCCGTTTCTGCTGTTGTCGGTAAGGCGATTACCACTATCGAAGGAATCGCAAAAGGGGAGGGGCAATTGTCTGCTGTACAAAAGGCCTGGATCGAACACCAGGTGCCGCAGTGCGGCTATTGCCAATCGGGGATGATTATGGCTGCCGAAGGTTTATTGAATGAAAAACCCGATCCAACCGATGAAGACATCGATGCAGCCATCACTAATATTTGCCGTTGTGGAACCTACCAACGGGTCAGATCGGCCATTAAATCAGCCGCCAGAATGAGAGCAGAAGATAATTCTTTATTAAGCAGCCTTTAA
- a CDS encoding NB-ARC domain-containing protein translates to MSEGQKNTIGQDSKTTAGGNIVLGDDNTIHNTVNHYGSKQINKILGTPPFIPNVFLGRADDLEAVHHKLFKEKNLLLLVNGRGGIGKTTLAAQYYLTYHDQYQHLAWVYISQSIYDGFLSLALALGVTFADQMTHQERLDQVLEAMNSLKKPCLLVIDNANDIQDLEKYYLALRKCPNFHLLLTTRITTFQKEPVHQITALDKAAAFALFKLHYPQHLEAENDLLDQILSKVAYNTLVIELLAKNLYSFNQLEKKYSLTNLYEDLQSQGVLRLSKSDRVQVSYQPTGHGLRTEKPEDIIAAMYDLGQLSEAERQLLSIFAVLPAENIPYHRLKGLLPTVEDLDKTLLALAQKGWLEYNKDNAFFKVSPVIQEITRLKNEDLQNHCASLLDGLSEKLDYEPGTGHFINVTYEEAAILTRYAENITELLKINSYNFTSLHNYIGNYYTTTGNLNKALYYYNQGMLLGEKLVETDSNNAHLKNLLNIFYNYLGNTYSTLGNIEKALFFYTKSQQNALALTKLLPEEYLYKSNLAISYSKLGETQSSLGNLEKALGYFEERSRIGKELYESYPENVSFKNGLAISYEKLGETQSSLGNLEKALGYFEDETELFEELYESYPENVSFKNGLAISYSKLGETQSSLGNLEKALGYFEDETELFEELYESYPENVSFKNGLAISYSKLGETQSSLGNLEKALGYFEEDAKLSKELYESYPENVSFKNGLAISYERLGDTQSSLGNLEKALGYFDQYNELEKELYESYPENVEFKNNLAISYEKLGDTQSSLGNLEKALGYFEEETELFEELYESYPENVSFKNGLAISYTKLASIYVKQGDTRKANGFYQQAKILWEELVERAPQYAKFKSNLAWVKGKLG, encoded by the coding sequence ATGAGTGAGGGGCAGAAAAATACGATAGGCCAGGATAGTAAAACGACCGCTGGTGGCAACATTGTACTCGGCGATGACAATACCATCCACAATACAGTTAACCATTACGGAAGCAAACAGATCAACAAGATCCTGGGCACACCGCCCTTTATTCCCAATGTCTTTCTGGGGAGAGCGGACGACCTGGAGGCCGTCCACCACAAACTTTTCAAGGAGAAAAACCTGTTATTATTGGTCAATGGCCGAGGGGGGATCGGCAAAACCACCCTGGCCGCCCAATACTATCTCACCTACCACGATCAGTACCAACACCTGGCCTGGGTATACATCAGTCAAAGCATCTACGATGGCTTCTTGAGCCTGGCGCTGGCGCTGGGCGTGACTTTTGCTGATCAAATGACCCACCAGGAAAGACTAGACCAGGTCTTGGAAGCGATGAACAGCCTGAAAAAGCCCTGCCTGTTGGTGATCGATAATGCCAACGATATCCAGGATTTGGAAAAATACTACCTCGCCCTGCGAAAATGCCCCAATTTCCACCTGTTGCTAACAACGCGCATCACTACCTTCCAAAAAGAACCCGTCCATCAAATAACAGCACTGGACAAGGCCGCCGCCTTTGCCCTATTTAAATTGCATTACCCGCAACACCTGGAAGCAGAAAATGACTTGCTGGACCAGATCCTCTCGAAAGTCGCCTATAATACCCTGGTGATCGAATTATTGGCCAAAAACCTGTACAGCTTTAATCAGCTTGAAAAAAAATACAGTCTGACCAATTTGTATGAGGACTTACAAAGCCAAGGAGTGCTTCGACTCAGCAAAAGCGACCGGGTGCAGGTGAGTTACCAGCCGACGGGCCATGGCCTCCGGACAGAAAAACCGGAGGACATCATCGCTGCTATGTACGACCTCGGGCAGCTCAGTGAGGCAGAAAGGCAGCTGCTCTCTATTTTTGCCGTACTCCCTGCTGAAAACATCCCTTACCATAGACTGAAAGGCTTACTCCCGACGGTGGAAGACCTGGACAAAACCTTGCTCGCCCTTGCCCAAAAAGGTTGGCTGGAATACAATAAAGACAATGCTTTTTTTAAGGTAAGCCCGGTCATTCAGGAAATTACACGACTTAAAAATGAGGACCTGCAAAACCATTGTGCGTCTTTATTGGACGGTTTGAGTGAGAAATTGGATTATGAACCAGGGACTGGCCATTTTATAAATGTCACTTACGAAGAAGCAGCTATTTTGACCCGATATGCAGAAAATATTACTGAGCTACTAAAAATAAATAGCTATAATTTCACCTCATTACATAATTATATCGGAAACTATTATACAACTACGGGAAATCTTAACAAAGCCCTTTATTACTACAATCAGGGTATGCTTTTAGGTGAAAAATTAGTAGAAACAGATTCTAACAATGCGCATTTAAAAAACCTGCTGAATATTTTTTATAATTATTTAGGAAATACCTATTCCACATTGGGCAATATTGAAAAAGCATTGTTTTTTTATACCAAATCTCAACAAAATGCATTAGCCCTAACTAAGTTACTACCAGAAGAATATTTATACAAAAGCAACCTAGCGATCTCGTATTCGAAACTAGGCGAGACGCAAAGTTCGTTAGGGAATTTGGAAAAAGCCTTGGGCTATTTTGAAGAAAGGTCAAGAATCGGCAAAGAGCTCTATGAAAGCTATCCGGAAAATGTAAGCTTTAAAAACGGCTTGGCGATCTCGTATGAGAAACTAGGCGAGACGCAAAGTTCGTTAGGGAATTTGGAAAAAGCCTTGGGCTATTTTGAAGATGAGACGGAATTATTTGAAGAGCTCTATGAAAGCTATCCGGAAAATGTAAGCTTTAAAAACGGCTTGGCGATCTCGTATTCGAAACTAGGCGAGACGCAAAGTTCGTTAGGGAATTTGGAAAAAGCCTTGGGCTATTTTGAAGATGAGACGGAATTATTTGAAGAGCTCTATGAAAGCTATCCGGAAAATGTAAGCTTTAAAAACGGCTTGGCGATCTCGTATTCGAAACTAGGCGAGACGCAAAGTTCGTTAGGGAATTTGGAAAAAGCCTTGGGCTATTTTGAAGAAGATGCAAAGCTGAGTAAAGAGCTCTATGAAAGCTATCCTGAAAATGTAAGCTTTAAAAACGGCTTGGCGATCTCGTATGAGAGACTAGGCGATACGCAAAGTTCGTTAGGGAATTTGGAAAAAGCCTTGGGCTATTTTGATCAATATAATGAATTAGAAAAAGAGCTCTATGAAAGCTATCCGGAAAATGTTGAGTTCAAGAATAATCTGGCAATCTCGTATGAGAAACTAGGCGATACGCAAAGTTCGTTAGGGAATTTGGAAAAAGCCTTGGGCTATTTTGAAGAAGAGACGGAATTATTTGAAGAGCTCTATGAAAGCTATCCGGAAAATGTAAGCTTTAAAAATGGCTTGGCGATCTCGTATACAAAGTTGGCCTCCATTTATGTCAAACAAGGAGATACTCGAAAGGCTAATGGTTTTTACCAGCAAGCAAAAATACTTTGGGAGGAGCTAGTGGAGCGGGCACCCCAATATGCCAAATTCAAAAGTAATTTGGCCTGGGTGAAGGGGAAATTGGGGTGA
- a CDS encoding response regulator transcription factor — MKIKTLIVDDEAPARRRLRKLLSEEDRCELVGEAENGIEAIHFIQNYSPQLVLLDIQLKDMTGLDVLTAVASSFKGELIFITAFDAFAIKAFEANAVDYLLKPFKNERFQIAINRALKAIEQNAPISMEPLLAFLAMSNREESVLLVPEGKTMHRLPLKDILYIKAEGYYSHFQMEQTHKMIRISLKKLESLVPSHFVRINKSVMINKDKISWTKELKKTIEIEMVNGEQFIANKQFTFLGALHKNH, encoded by the coding sequence ATGAAGATTAAAACCTTAATTGTGGATGACGAAGCGCCTGCCAGGCGGCGCTTGCGAAAATTGCTATCGGAGGAAGACCGTTGTGAGCTTGTAGGCGAAGCGGAAAATGGCATAGAAGCTATTCATTTCATACAAAATTATTCGCCACAGCTGGTTTTGCTCGACATTCAGCTCAAAGACATGACAGGCCTTGATGTGCTCACGGCAGTGGCTAGCAGCTTTAAAGGGGAGCTTATTTTTATTACGGCTTTTGATGCCTTTGCCATTAAAGCGTTCGAAGCTAACGCTGTAGATTACCTGCTAAAACCTTTCAAAAATGAGCGTTTCCAAATCGCTATAAACCGCGCCTTGAAAGCCATTGAGCAAAATGCGCCGATTTCAATGGAACCTTTATTAGCGTTTTTGGCCATGTCCAATAGAGAAGAAAGCGTTCTTCTGGTCCCTGAAGGAAAAACCATGCACCGACTTCCTTTAAAGGACATCCTTTACATTAAAGCCGAAGGATATTATAGTCATTTTCAAATGGAACAGACCCATAAAATGATCCGTATTTCCTTGAAAAAACTGGAAAGCCTGGTCCCCTCCCATTTTGTGCGAATCAACAAATCGGTAATGATCAATAAGGACAAAATCAGCTGGACGAAGGAACTGAAAAAAACGATAGAAATAGAAATGGTTAACGGGGAGCAATTTATAGCCAATAAGCAATTCACTTTTTTGGGGGCACTCCACAAAAACCATTGA
- the ygiD gene encoding 4,5-DOPA dioxygenase extradiol — translation MNRKTFFKYFLPLSSCIMDVKAFGNKFYHASNSDKMPVLFVGHGNPMNAITDNIYRKSWTEMGQQLPVPKAILCISAHWLTRGTAVTMTDHPQTIHDFGGFPQELFQQQYPAPGAVDYAKMTIEKVHSTPIHEDFEWGLDHGAWSVLQNMYPKADVPIFQMSIDYYKPPRYHFELAKELAFLRKKGVLIVASGNIVHNLRKMSFGNDAAPYDWAIEFDTLVKENIEKNDPVPLIDYQKLGALATMAHPTNDHYLPLIYTLGLREASDTLSFFNDTFDLGSVSMRSVIFA, via the coding sequence ATGAATAGAAAAACCTTTTTTAAATATTTTCTACCGCTAAGTAGCTGTATTATGGATGTAAAAGCCTTTGGTAATAAATTTTATCATGCCTCAAATAGCGATAAAATGCCAGTCTTATTCGTCGGTCATGGCAATCCGATGAATGCAATTACCGACAATATCTATCGAAAAAGTTGGACGGAAATGGGCCAACAATTGCCAGTACCCAAGGCCATTCTCTGCATTTCCGCGCACTGGCTCACCCGAGGCACGGCCGTCACCATGACCGATCACCCCCAAACGATCCACGACTTTGGCGGCTTCCCGCAGGAGTTGTTCCAGCAACAATACCCGGCACCAGGAGCGGTAGATTATGCCAAAATGACGATAGAAAAGGTCCACTCAACCCCCATCCACGAAGACTTCGAATGGGGATTGGACCATGGCGCCTGGTCCGTTTTACAGAATATGTATCCCAAGGCAGATGTCCCCATTTTTCAGATGAGTATCGACTACTACAAACCACCTCGTTATCACTTTGAATTAGCCAAAGAACTAGCCTTCTTGCGAAAAAAAGGCGTACTGATCGTAGCCAGCGGCAATATCGTGCATAACTTGCGCAAAATGAGCTTTGGCAATGATGCAGCGCCCTATGATTGGGCTATCGAATTTGACACCCTGGTCAAGGAAAACATCGAGAAAAACGACCCTGTGCCCTTGATTGATTACCAAAAGCTAGGCGCCCTCGCCACAATGGCCCATCCTACCAATGACCATTATCTCCCCTTGATATATACCCTGGGCCTACGCGAAGCGTCAGATACGCTTAGTTTTTTTAATGATACCTTCGATTTAGGCTCCGTGAGCATGAGGAGCGTGATCTTCGCTTAA
- a CDS encoding alpha/beta hydrolase: MFESFQSSHAVLNDINIPYVKAGSGPTMLLLHGYPQTHVMWHKIAPRLAEHFTVVASDLRGYGDASKPLTTADHTPYSKRAMAQDQVLLMESLGFEQFYLVGHDRGGRVAHRLALDHPDRVKKLAVLDIAPTYAMYTNTDMEFAKAYYHWFFLIQPFDLPERLIGADPVFYLNRKFGQWGRDSAAFTPEARAEYVRCFTPETIHASCEDYRASASIDITHDQLDLDAGRRLSCAVLALWGEKGFVGHKYDVLAEWRKWADEVHGMALPCGHYLPEEAPEATLQALLNFFL; the protein is encoded by the coding sequence ATGTTTGAATCCTTCCAATCCTCCCATGCCGTCTTAAATGACATCAATATTCCCTATGTAAAAGCAGGCAGTGGCCCTACGATGCTGCTCCTGCATGGTTATCCACAAACCCACGTCATGTGGCACAAAATAGCGCCCCGTTTGGCCGAACATTTTACGGTTGTTGCCAGTGACCTCCGTGGATATGGCGATGCAAGCAAGCCACTGACGACCGCCGACCACACCCCCTATTCCAAACGCGCCATGGCCCAAGACCAGGTCTTATTGATGGAATCCCTGGGCTTTGAGCAATTCTACCTGGTTGGGCATGACCGGGGCGGGCGAGTCGCCCACCGCCTGGCGCTGGATCACCCGGATCGGGTGAAAAAACTGGCCGTTTTGGACATTGCGCCCACCTATGCCATGTATACCAACACCGATATGGAATTCGCCAAGGCTTATTACCATTGGTTCTTTCTGATCCAACCTTTTGACCTGCCAGAGCGATTGATAGGTGCTGATCCAGTCTTTTATCTGAACCGGAAATTTGGCCAATGGGGGCGGGATAGCGCTGCTTTTACCCCAGAAGCTAGGGCCGAGTATGTGCGTTGCTTTACGCCCGAAACCATTCATGCGAGTTGCGAAGATTATCGCGCATCTGCGAGTATTGATATAACACACGATCAGCTAGACCTCGATGCTGGCCGACGCTTGTCTTGTGCGGTGCTGGCCCTTTGGGGAGAAAAAGGTTTTGTTGGACACAAATATGATGTGCTGGCGGAATGGCGAAAATGGGCAGATGAGGTGCACGGAATGGCATTGCCTTGTGGCCATTACCTGCCTGAAGAAGCACCGGAAGCAACTTTGCAGGCTTTGTTAAACTTCTTTTTGTAG
- a CDS encoding tartrate dehydrogenase, whose product MNTYQITLLPGDGIGQEVIPESVKVLDKVAALAGFQLVYKNYDYSCQYYKANGKMMPDDGLDRLRDCDSIFLGAVGFPGVPDHVSLWGLLIPIRRTFQQYVNLRPVRLLKGIASPLKNPGEIDFYIVRENNEGEYSSIGGRLYEGTDSEMVVQESVFTRKGVDRVMKFAFELAQNRRKYLVSATKSNGIIHTMPFWDERFKEMAKAYPVVKTHQYHIDILTAHFVQHPDWFDVVVGSNLFGDILSDLGPAVVGGMGIAPGANLNPEREFPSMFEPVHGSAPDIAGKHLANPIACIWTGAMMLDHLGETAAAKAVVDAIEAVTAEGKVLTPDLGGKAKTAEVTAAIMAQLEKAR is encoded by the coding sequence ATGAACACCTACCAGATCACCCTTCTACCCGGCGATGGCATTGGCCAGGAAGTCATTCCCGAATCAGTAAAAGTCCTGGATAAGGTAGCCGCGTTGGCCGGCTTTCAGTTGGTTTACAAAAACTACGATTATTCCTGCCAATACTATAAAGCAAATGGCAAAATGATGCCCGATGATGGCCTCGACCGCCTCCGGGATTGCGATAGCATTTTCCTTGGAGCCGTCGGCTTTCCCGGCGTGCCGGACCATGTCTCTTTGTGGGGCTTATTGATCCCCATTCGCCGTACGTTTCAGCAATATGTGAACCTTCGGCCAGTGCGTCTATTAAAAGGTATTGCTTCCCCTTTGAAAAATCCAGGGGAGATCGATTTTTATATTGTGAGAGAAAACAATGAAGGCGAGTATTCTTCTATTGGCGGGCGTTTGTATGAGGGAACCGACTCCGAAATGGTCGTACAGGAAAGTGTTTTTACCCGAAAAGGCGTGGATCGCGTCATGAAATTTGCCTTTGAACTGGCCCAAAACCGCCGAAAATACCTCGTCAGCGCCACCAAGTCGAATGGCATCATCCACACCATGCCTTTTTGGGACGAGCGATTCAAGGAAATGGCCAAGGCTTATCCCGTCGTGAAGACGCACCAATACCACATCGATATCCTAACTGCCCACTTTGTCCAACATCCCGACTGGTTTGATGTCGTAGTAGGAAGCAATTTGTTTGGCGACATCCTCTCCGACCTGGGGCCCGCCGTGGTGGGCGGTATGGGCATCGCTCCCGGCGCCAACCTCAACCCGGAACGCGAATTCCCCAGCATGTTCGAACCCGTGCATGGCAGCGCCCCCGACATTGCCGGCAAACACTTGGCCAACCCCATCGCTTGTATCTGGACCGGCGCCATGATGCTCGACCACCTGGGCGAAACCGCCGCCGCCAAAGCCGTCGTAGACGCCATAGAAGCCGTAACAGCGGAGGGCAAGGTCTTGACACCCGACCTGGGCGGTAAGGCAAAAACAGCAGAAGTGACAGCCGCCATTATGGCGCAATTGGAGAAGGCTAGGTAA